Proteins encoded by one window of Nocardia goodfellowii:
- the resB gene encoding cytochrome c biogenesis protein ResB: protein MTLTETPAAAAPKPPRQALPGRAWALVRNAWRGLTSMRTALVLLFLLALAAIPGALLPQRNLNEQKVDEYIADRPKLGPWMDRFELFDVFSSFWFTAVYVLLFVSLVGCILPRCYDHFTALRTPPVKAPRNLSRLPHHHSETVARTPEQVVEQARTQLRGWRCEVRPGVRDGEITLSAEKGYTRELGNLVFHLSLVGLLVAIAVGKLFGYEGSVIVIADNGPGFCTTSPAVFDSFKAGNVNDGTGMTPICVRVKDFKAEYLPNGQAEMFTSNIQYQAGTDLDANTWRDTTIQVNHPLRVAGDRLYLQGHGFAPTFTVTFPNGQTRTETIQWKPDDAQTFLSSGVLRIDPPGGLYATEEERRKNQIAIDGLFAPTALFHGSLLTSAFPKMEDPAVAIDIYRGDTGLDTGRPQSLFSLDREMIAQGRLNKEARTNLRPGESATLPSGTKVTFDGAKEFVNLQVSHDPAQQWVLVSALAMMAGLLVSLLVKRRRIWVRVYPSPDDAGTVDQRRAVVELGGLARTDQAGWGGEFDRLRARLLDHTKTTSGE from the coding sequence ATGACTCTGACCGAGACTCCCGCGGCCGCCGCTCCGAAGCCGCCGCGTCAGGCGCTGCCGGGCCGGGCGTGGGCGCTGGTGCGCAACGCCTGGCGCGGGCTCACCAGCATGCGCACCGCGCTGGTGCTGCTGTTCCTGCTGGCACTGGCCGCGATTCCGGGCGCACTGCTGCCGCAGCGGAACCTGAACGAGCAGAAGGTCGACGAGTACATCGCCGACCGGCCGAAGCTGGGTCCGTGGATGGACCGGTTCGAGTTGTTCGACGTGTTCTCCAGCTTCTGGTTCACCGCCGTCTACGTATTGCTGTTCGTCTCGCTGGTGGGATGCATCCTGCCGCGCTGTTATGACCACTTCACAGCTCTGCGCACACCGCCCGTCAAGGCGCCGCGCAACCTGTCCCGGCTGCCGCACCACCATTCGGAGACGGTGGCGCGCACCCCGGAGCAGGTCGTCGAGCAGGCGCGCACCCAGCTGCGCGGCTGGCGCTGCGAAGTTCGGCCCGGCGTGCGCGACGGTGAGATCACGCTGTCCGCGGAGAAGGGTTACACCCGCGAACTCGGCAACCTCGTCTTCCACCTGTCCCTGGTCGGTCTGCTCGTGGCCATCGCGGTCGGCAAGCTGTTCGGCTACGAAGGCAGCGTCATCGTCATCGCTGACAACGGCCCCGGTTTCTGCACGACCTCGCCCGCGGTGTTCGACTCGTTCAAAGCCGGCAATGTGAACGACGGCACCGGCATGACCCCGATCTGCGTGCGGGTCAAGGACTTCAAGGCCGAATACCTGCCGAACGGCCAGGCCGAGATGTTCACCTCGAACATCCAGTACCAGGCCGGGACGGACCTCGACGCCAACACCTGGCGCGACACCACCATCCAGGTGAACCATCCGCTGCGTGTCGCGGGTGACCGGCTCTACCTGCAAGGCCACGGTTTCGCGCCGACCTTCACCGTCACCTTCCCGAACGGCCAGACCCGCACCGAGACCATCCAGTGGAAACCGGACGACGCGCAGACCTTCCTGTCCAGCGGTGTCCTGCGCATCGATCCGCCCGGCGGCCTGTACGCCACCGAGGAGGAGCGTCGCAAGAACCAGATCGCCATCGACGGCCTGTTCGCCCCGACCGCGCTGTTCCACGGCAGCCTGCTCACCTCCGCGTTCCCCAAAATGGAGGACCCGGCCGTCGCGATCGACATCTACCGCGGTGACACCGGATTGGATACCGGACGCCCGCAGTCGCTGTTCTCGCTGGATCGGGAGATGATCGCGCAGGGGCGGCTGAACAAGGAGGCGCGCACCAACCTGCGTCCCGGTGAGTCCGCGACCCTGCCCAGCGGCACCAAGGTGACGTTCGACGGCGCCAAGGAATTCGTGAACCTGCAGGTCTCGCACGATCCGGCGCAGCAGTGGGTGCTGGTCAGCGCGCTGGCCATGATGGCGGGCCTGCTGGTGTCGCTGCTGGTGAAGCGCAGGCGCATCTGGGTGCGGGTCTACCCGTCGCCCGACGATGCCGGTACCGTTGACCAACGACGCGCCGTAGTAGAGCTGGGCGGCCTCGCCAGAACCGATCAAGCAGGCTGGGGTGGCGAATTCGACCGGCTGCGCGCGCGTCTGCTGGACCACACCAAGACCACCTCGGGAGAGTGA
- the ccsB gene encoding c-type cytochrome biogenesis protein CcsB has translation MPIDETLAGYSNLAFKSAWVVYVLVLALLIVQYSAAQKNLSERELVAAGGGPIAPDTPGRIEAAPKRPWPERFGNMAFSVLMVGIVLHIAAIFLRGFATHRFPLGNMYEFVVMATAAAMVVGVAFLNERKFRSMWVFLLAPVLVLMFVAGQVLYAEAAPVVPALQSFWLPIHVTVVSIGSGIFLLSGVASLLFLYRLRQPAGEESNTLAGLIARRLPDARTLDRLAYKTTIIGFPLFGAGVILGAIWAEAAWGRFWGWDPKETCSFIAWVLYAAYLHARATSGWRDTKAAWINVAGFVAMLFNLFIINMVISGLHSYAGLN, from the coding sequence ATGCCGATCGACGAGACGCTCGCCGGGTACAGCAACCTCGCCTTCAAATCGGCGTGGGTCGTCTATGTGCTCGTGCTCGCGCTACTGATCGTGCAGTACTCGGCGGCGCAGAAGAACCTGTCCGAACGTGAACTGGTCGCCGCCGGCGGCGGTCCGATCGCCCCCGACACCCCGGGTCGTATCGAAGCGGCCCCGAAACGTCCTTGGCCGGAACGCTTCGGCAACATGGCGTTCTCGGTGCTCATGGTCGGCATCGTCCTGCACATCGCGGCAATCTTCCTGCGCGGCTTCGCCACTCACCGTTTCCCGCTCGGCAACATGTACGAGTTCGTCGTCATGGCCACCGCTGCCGCCATGGTGGTCGGCGTCGCTTTCCTGAACGAGCGCAAGTTCCGTTCGATGTGGGTTTTCCTACTGGCCCCGGTGCTGGTCCTGATGTTCGTCGCGGGCCAGGTCCTCTACGCCGAAGCCGCTCCCGTCGTCCCCGCGCTGCAATCGTTCTGGCTCCCCATCCACGTCACCGTGGTCAGTATCGGCAGCGGCATCTTCTTGCTGTCCGGCGTAGCCAGCCTGCTGTTCCTCTACCGGCTGCGCCAGCCCGCAGGCGAGGAATCCAACACCCTCGCCGGCCTCATCGCCCGCCGCCTCCCCGACGCCCGCACCCTGGACCGCCTCGCCTACAAAACCACCATCATCGGCTTCCCCCTCTTCGGCGCCGGCGTCATCCTCGGCGCCATCTGGGCCGAAGCCGCCTGGGGCCGCTTCTGGGGCTGGGACCCCAAAGAAACCTGCTCCTTCATAGCCTGGGTCCTCTACGCCGCCTACCTCCACGCCCGCGCCACCTCCGGCTGGCGCGACACCAAAGCGGCGTGGATCAACGTCGCGGGGTTTGTGGCGATGCTGTTCAACTTGTTCATCATCAACATGGTGATCAGCGGGTTGCACAGCTACGCGGGGCTTAACTAG
- a CDS encoding NUDIX domain-containing protein produces the protein MAKRRDYYRDPNAPRANSLVPGGSALVTDNRGAILMQRRSDSGNWSFPGGVMDIGETLEQCVIRETKEETGLDIEITGLLGIYTDPEHIIEYADGEIRQQFNITFYGRVCGGRIEVSSESTEVRFIQPAELEELPVHDTVRLRLSHHAEARAQPYLG, from the coding sequence ATGGCCAAACGGCGTGACTATTACCGAGATCCAAACGCGCCCAGGGCGAACAGCCTCGTGCCTGGTGGCTCAGCCCTCGTCACCGACAATCGGGGCGCTATCCTCATGCAGCGCCGCAGCGACTCGGGCAACTGGTCGTTTCCTGGCGGAGTTATGGACATCGGCGAAACCCTCGAACAATGTGTTATCCGAGAGACCAAAGAAGAGACTGGCCTCGACATCGAGATAACCGGCCTGCTCGGCATCTACACCGACCCCGAGCACATCATCGAATACGCAGACGGAGAAATCCGCCAGCAATTCAACATCACGTTCTACGGACGCGTGTGCGGTGGTCGCATCGAGGTCAGCTCGGAATCCACAGAGGTTCGCTTTATCCAACCGGCAGAACTAGAAGAACTACCGGTGCACGACACTGTGCGTCTTCGGCTCAGCCACCACGCCGAAGCACGCGCCCAGCCCTACCTGGGCTGA